Proteins from a single region of Paraburkholderia sp. PGU19:
- a CDS encoding ATP-binding protein, with the protein MRIGITSKLFVAISAACILVAVTMGVAVRWSFEQGFLGYLQRQSQSHSLRLQQELEAAWATHRSWDFVKDPVAAAAAIPEAIDAGVPPPGPSGPPDMNAPHDGPPPDGAPSGNGAEPGPPPGDAGAPPDMRDDLRSPGPQGSRHPPFRVYDTDMHNVLQKGPPPPPDAPRLPLTVDGKVIGWLVVAGPEVMFHSADRQFQAQQVRTTWLIAGFAALLAAGVAVVLARLLLAPVRRLVLATHRLASGDYSIRVPDAGSDELHDLAADFNRLAISLGNAERSRRNLIADISHELRTPLAVLRGELEAIEDGVRKPDRATLASLQAEVALLSQLIDDLYELSLADIGELSFEKVRLDVAPIVEAAAESFRDRLADKKIALETDIGAASVIMLGDPYRLTQLMKNLLENALRYTDSGGKVRVAVAKHEHEIQIDVQDTHPAVPEPLLPHLFDRLFRVDASRSRQSGGAGLGLALCKHIVGQHGGTIDALRSPLGGLWIAVRFATLEAKDD; encoded by the coding sequence ATGAGAATCGGCATTACGTCGAAGCTCTTCGTCGCGATTTCGGCGGCATGCATACTCGTGGCCGTCACGATGGGCGTTGCCGTGCGCTGGAGCTTTGAACAGGGCTTTCTCGGCTATCTGCAGCGCCAGTCGCAATCGCATTCCTTACGCCTGCAGCAGGAACTCGAAGCCGCGTGGGCAACGCATCGAAGCTGGGATTTTGTCAAAGACCCGGTGGCGGCAGCCGCCGCCATTCCCGAGGCAATCGACGCAGGCGTGCCGCCTCCCGGTCCGTCCGGCCCGCCCGACATGAACGCACCGCACGACGGCCCGCCGCCCGACGGCGCGCCTAGCGGCAACGGCGCGGAACCGGGGCCGCCGCCTGGCGACGCGGGCGCGCCCCCTGATATGCGCGACGACCTGCGAAGCCCCGGGCCGCAGGGCAGCCGCCACCCGCCGTTCCGTGTCTACGACACGGACATGCACAACGTGCTGCAAAAAGGACCGCCACCGCCGCCCGATGCGCCGCGCCTGCCGCTGACCGTCGACGGCAAGGTGATCGGCTGGCTGGTGGTCGCCGGGCCCGAAGTGATGTTTCATTCCGCCGACCGGCAGTTTCAGGCGCAGCAGGTTCGCACCACATGGCTCATCGCCGGGTTCGCCGCGTTGCTGGCGGCCGGTGTCGCCGTCGTGCTCGCGCGTTTGCTGCTCGCGCCCGTGCGGCGCCTCGTGCTGGCGACGCACCGGCTCGCGAGCGGCGATTATTCGATTCGCGTCCCCGATGCGGGCAGCGACGAACTGCACGATCTCGCCGCCGATTTCAACCGGCTCGCGATCTCGCTCGGCAACGCCGAACGTTCGCGCCGCAATCTCATCGCGGATATTTCTCATGAGCTGCGCACGCCGCTTGCCGTGCTGCGCGGCGAACTCGAAGCGATCGAAGACGGCGTGCGCAAGCCCGACCGTGCGACGCTCGCGTCGCTGCAGGCGGAAGTCGCGCTGCTGAGCCAGTTGATCGACGATCTGTACGAACTGTCGCTCGCGGACATCGGCGAACTGTCGTTCGAGAAGGTACGGCTCGACGTCGCGCCCATCGTCGAGGCCGCCGCCGAGTCGTTCAGAGACCGGCTCGCCGACAAGAAGATCGCGCTGGAAACGGATATCGGCGCCGCGAGCGTCATCATGCTCGGCGACCCGTATCGGCTGACGCAGTTGATGAAGAACCTGCTCGAAAACGCGTTGCGTTATACCGATTCCGGCGGCAAGGTCCGCGTAGCCGTCGCGAAGCACGAGCACGAGATACAAATCGATGTGCAGGATACGCACCCCGCTGTGCCCGAACCCTTGCTGCCGCATCTGTTCGACCGGCTGTTTCGCGTCGATGCGTCGCGCAGCCGTCAAAGCGGCGGCGCGGGCCTCGGGCTTGCGCTGTGCAAACATATCGTCGGCCAGCATGGCGGCACCATCGACGCATTGCGTTCGCCGCTGGGAGGACTGTGGATCGCCGTCCGGTTCGCTACGTTAGAAGCCAAAGATGACTGA
- a CDS encoding glycosyltransferase family 9 protein produces the protein MQHANDSALNVAVTTSPALGDSLLLMTVARNLQLSGKTVTVFSQHMRALRDWFPGIDIRAALHEDDADALLRPFDTVIQLHANRPVPRLEQRHPDALVLEHLCRAPSTEPMAGRLAQFCRESLRLHHAEPGNGLTVPAGLIHRKHRLRVAIHPTASTPDKRWLAPRFVRLALKLKAKGFEPHFIVTDEERADWEHVQRHGIGLPRLGTLDNVAAWLVESGWFIGNDSGIGHLASCLRVPTLSLFMRNGIARTWRPGWGAGKVLVGGAWLPTGRLKERCWKYALSVNQVLRAFQQLQREAA, from the coding sequence ATGCAGCACGCCAACGATTCGGCTTTGAACGTAGCGGTGACGACGTCGCCGGCGTTGGGCGACTCGCTGCTGCTGATGACCGTCGCGCGCAATCTGCAATTGAGCGGCAAGACAGTCACCGTGTTCAGCCAGCACATGCGGGCGTTGCGCGACTGGTTTCCCGGCATCGATATCCGGGCCGCCTTGCACGAAGACGATGCCGACGCGCTGCTACGCCCGTTCGATACCGTCATCCAGCTTCACGCCAATCGCCCAGTGCCGCGCCTCGAGCAGCGTCACCCGGATGCGCTCGTGCTGGAGCATCTTTGCCGCGCACCTTCTACGGAACCGATGGCGGGACGCCTCGCGCAGTTTTGCCGCGAGTCGCTGCGTCTGCATCACGCGGAGCCGGGCAATGGCCTCACGGTTCCGGCAGGGCTGATTCATCGCAAGCATCGTTTGCGCGTGGCCATCCATCCGACGGCCAGCACGCCTGACAAACGCTGGCTCGCGCCGCGCTTCGTGCGCCTTGCGCTGAAGCTGAAAGCAAAGGGCTTCGAGCCGCATTTCATCGTGACCGACGAAGAGCGCGCCGACTGGGAACACGTGCAACGGCATGGCATCGGCTTGCCGCGTCTCGGTACGCTCGATAACGTCGCCGCGTGGCTCGTGGAAAGCGGCTGGTTCATCGGCAACGATTCGGGCATTGGTCATCTTGCATCGTGCCTGCGGGTGCCGACGCTGTCGCTCTTCATGCGCAACGGCATCGCGCGTACATGGCGTCCGGGCTGGGGCGCGGGCAAGGTGCTGGTCGGCGGCGCGTGGCTGCCGACGGGACGGCTCAAGGAGCGCTGCTGGAAATACGCGCTTTCCGTGAATCAGGTGCTGCGCGCATTCCAGCAATTGCAACGCGAGGCGGCCTGA
- a CDS encoding glycosyltransferase family 9 protein, whose amino-acid sequence MDATLPESVRLASIRRVAFVMSNAIGDSLVSMVIVQNLRASGIDVCVFGTPIYALRHWFPHVAIHPLPREVDCEARLAAFDAVLQMHRHQPFANLAGAHPHVIDLHDIEYADAPGCMAERFAHFCRTRFGIVTGTTENGITPPATLKHRRYRHRVVIHPEASTDDKRWSRARFIALARRLQALGYEVCFVIAPNERARWSELERLGVAAPAFDDLHALACWLYESGWFIGNDSGIGHLASNLSVPTISLFRRRAVAERWRPAWGTVRVVLPWQWLPTAQLKEKFWREALTCRRVVAVFRQLAEQG is encoded by the coding sequence GTGGACGCGACCTTGCCGGAGAGCGTGCGCCTCGCTTCGATCAGGCGAGTCGCGTTCGTGATGTCGAATGCAATCGGCGATTCGCTGGTGTCGATGGTGATCGTGCAGAACCTGCGCGCAAGCGGTATCGATGTCTGCGTGTTCGGCACGCCGATTTACGCGCTGCGACACTGGTTTCCTCATGTCGCGATTCATCCGCTGCCACGCGAGGTGGATTGCGAAGCACGCCTTGCAGCGTTCGACGCCGTCTTGCAGATGCATCGGCATCAGCCGTTCGCGAATCTTGCGGGCGCGCATCCTCATGTGATCGACCTGCACGATATCGAGTATGCCGACGCCCCCGGCTGCATGGCGGAGCGCTTCGCGCACTTTTGCCGTACGCGCTTCGGCATCGTCACCGGCACGACAGAGAACGGCATCACGCCGCCCGCGACGTTGAAGCATCGGCGGTATCGGCATCGCGTCGTGATTCATCCCGAAGCCAGCACCGACGACAAGCGCTGGTCGCGCGCGCGTTTCATCGCGCTGGCGAGGCGCCTGCAGGCGCTCGGTTACGAGGTGTGCTTCGTGATTGCGCCCAACGAGCGGGCACGCTGGAGCGAACTCGAAAGGCTCGGCGTCGCCGCACCCGCATTCGACGATCTGCATGCGCTCGCGTGCTGGCTTTATGAGTCGGGCTGGTTCATCGGCAACGATTCGGGCATCGGCCATCTGGCGTCGAATCTGTCCGTCCCGACCATCAGCCTGTTCCGCCGCAGAGCCGTGGCCGAGCGCTGGCGGCCGGCGTGGGGCACCGTGCGCGTCGTGTTGCCGTGGCAATGGCTGCCGACGGCGCAGCTGAAGGAAAAGTTCTGGCGCGAGGCGCTGACGTGTCGACGCGTTGTTGCTGTGTTCAGGCAATTGGCGGAGCAGGGCTAA
- a CDS encoding response regulator — protein MTDSSLARSPASVLIVEDEPKLSALLTDYLRAENFDTQVIEDGREVIASVRAHPPSLILLDLMLPGRGGLEICRELRTFSDVPVIILTARVDEIDRLLGLELGADDYVCKPFSPREVVARVKAILRRIESLSGVARAGAEPVSSGLAIDLDRHVASLDGKDLNLTPIEIRLLALLHSTPGRIYSRDHLLRQLYDDHRVVADRTVDSHVKNLRRKLQNVRPDHDMIRSIYGVGYRLEVVPPESRDDGDAG, from the coding sequence ATGACTGACTCTTCACTTGCCCGTTCGCCTGCTTCCGTGCTGATCGTCGAAGACGAGCCGAAGCTGTCGGCGCTGCTCACCGACTATCTGCGCGCCGAGAACTTCGACACCCAGGTGATCGAAGATGGCCGCGAGGTGATCGCTTCCGTACGCGCGCATCCGCCTTCGCTGATTCTGCTCGATCTGATGCTGCCGGGACGTGGCGGGCTCGAAATCTGCCGCGAATTGCGGACTTTTTCAGATGTGCCCGTGATCATCCTGACCGCGCGTGTCGATGAGATCGACCGCTTGCTCGGCCTCGAACTGGGCGCCGACGATTACGTCTGCAAGCCGTTCAGTCCGCGCGAGGTCGTGGCGCGCGTGAAGGCGATCCTGCGCCGCATCGAGTCGCTATCGGGTGTGGCGCGCGCCGGTGCGGAACCTGTTTCGAGCGGGCTGGCGATCGACCTCGACAGGCATGTCGCATCGCTCGATGGAAAAGACCTCAATCTCACGCCGATTGAAATCAGGCTGCTCGCGCTGTTGCACTCGACGCCCGGCCGCATCTATTCGCGCGACCATCTGCTGCGGCAACTGTATGACGATCATCGGGTTGTCGCCGACCGGACGGTCGACTCGCATGTGAAGAACTTGCGTCGCAAGCTTCAGAATGTCCGCCCGGATCACGACATGATCCGTTCGATTTATGGCGTCGGTTATCGGCTGGAAGTCGTGCCGCCCGAGAGCCGCGACGATGGCGATGCTGGCTGA
- a CDS encoding LPS-assembly protein LptD produces MQVYAQLAGDAANAERFSDAWSLRIAPQLTEASSPPDAKPATIALGDSVTGTVDSDISLKGAAELRRYGFVVKGDALHYDPDHDMADAYGSVRIVSKGDVFDGPFSQLRVNASEGFIAQPRYHFYLNGGWGSGKRADLLDNERSKIEDGTYSTCACETNPAWYIRASEFTMDRGADEGVAHNGVLFFQNIPLLASPWLSFPLDGARRSGLLSPTWSMSSKNGVDITFPYYFNIAPNYDLTIAPRYMSKRGEMLSADYRYLTSASSGSLAIAYLPNDITTHERRYSIDLNHVWNIGSGFGAYVNYNRVSDANVSTDLGSGSAFPTTSTTLYQQEAGLTYNSGPWSVLAREQHWQSFSSDTTYNREPQLNVRYNRYDVGGFDYGFEADATRFTLSSDDATQGTRFVFNPFVSYPIVRPGWFFTPKIKWHFASYDLTSIASDAPAGQPRNVNVNIPTLSLDSGMTFERAVRIWGSSYIQTLEPRLFYVYTPYRNQTYVPLFDTTEADFGLGELFSDNAFAGNDRVSDESRLTAALTSRLIDAATGDERARFVIAQRYDFRQPRVTLYDTEDTANVARTSLIAGSSIKVGAGINVEDALQYSQANNYLTQGSVGLAWSPATAHVVNVAYRYTRANTTLDFQPVNQFIVSGQWPLAKNLASVARVNYDMSTHRLIAGLLGLQYDAQCWSLALALEKYTNATSSTSSPSTGTRVLMQLQLKGLSRIDRGLLDQFKADVPGYSSAPADDAPVSRFSEYQ; encoded by the coding sequence ATGCAGGTGTACGCGCAACTCGCGGGCGACGCGGCCAATGCCGAACGTTTCTCCGATGCGTGGAGCTTGCGCATCGCGCCGCAACTCACAGAAGCATCCAGTCCGCCCGATGCAAAACCGGCAACGATCGCATTGGGCGACTCCGTCACAGGCACCGTCGATAGCGACATTTCGCTGAAGGGCGCCGCCGAGCTGCGCCGCTATGGTTTCGTCGTGAAAGGCGATGCGCTGCATTACGACCCCGATCACGACATGGCCGATGCATATGGCAGCGTCCGCATTGTTTCGAAGGGCGACGTATTCGATGGACCGTTCAGCCAGTTGCGCGTGAACGCCAGCGAAGGCTTCATTGCGCAGCCCAGATACCACTTCTATCTGAACGGCGGATGGGGCAGTGGCAAACGCGCCGATCTGCTCGACAACGAGCGTTCGAAGATCGAAGACGGCACATACAGTACCTGTGCGTGCGAGACGAATCCCGCGTGGTATATCCGTGCGTCTGAATTCACGATGGATCGTGGCGCCGACGAAGGCGTCGCGCACAATGGCGTGCTGTTCTTTCAGAACATTCCATTGCTCGCGAGCCCGTGGCTTTCGTTCCCACTCGACGGCGCGCGTCGCAGCGGACTGCTGTCGCCGACGTGGTCGATGAGTTCGAAGAACGGCGTGGACATCACCTTCCCTTATTACTTCAACATCGCGCCGAACTACGACCTGACTATTGCTCCGCGTTACATGTCGAAGCGCGGCGAAATGCTGAGCGCGGACTACCGGTATCTGACGAGCGCATCCTCCGGTTCGCTGGCGATTGCCTACTTGCCGAACGACATCACGACTCACGAGCGCCGTTATTCGATTGATCTGAATCATGTCTGGAATATCGGCTCCGGCTTCGGTGCTTACGTCAATTACAACCGCGTGTCGGATGCAAATGTGTCGACCGATCTCGGCTCGGGCAGCGCGTTTCCGACCACTTCGACGACGCTCTATCAGCAGGAAGCCGGTCTCACATACAACAGCGGACCGTGGTCGGTGCTCGCGCGCGAGCAGCACTGGCAGTCGTTTTCCAGCGATACGACCTACAACCGCGAGCCGCAGCTCAACGTGCGCTACAACCGTTACGACGTCGGTGGCTTCGACTATGGTTTCGAGGCGGACGCGACGCGCTTCACGCTTTCGTCGGACGATGCGACGCAAGGCACGCGTTTCGTGTTCAATCCTTTCGTCAGCTATCCGATCGTGCGGCCCGGCTGGTTCTTCACGCCGAAGATCAAATGGCATTTCGCTTCGTACGATCTGACTTCGATTGCGTCCGATGCACCCGCAGGGCAGCCGCGCAATGTGAACGTGAACATCCCGACCTTGAGTCTGGACTCGGGCATGACGTTCGAGCGCGCCGTGCGCATCTGGGGAAGCTCGTATATCCAGACGCTGGAGCCGCGGCTCTTCTACGTCTATACGCCTTATCGAAATCAGACTTACGTGCCGCTCTTCGACACGACGGAAGCGGACTTCGGTCTGGGCGAACTTTTCAGCGATAACGCGTTTGCCGGTAACGACCGCGTGTCCGACGAAAGCCGCCTGACGGCTGCGCTGACGTCGCGGCTGATCGACGCCGCAACGGGCGACGAACGCGCGCGCTTCGTGATCGCGCAGCGTTACGATTTCAGGCAACCACGCGTGACGCTATACGACACGGAAGACACGGCGAACGTCGCGCGGACCAGCTTGATTGCTGGCAGTTCGATCAAGGTTGGCGCGGGCATCAACGTAGAGGACGCGTTGCAGTACAGCCAGGCGAACAACTATCTGACGCAAGGATCGGTCGGCCTCGCGTGGTCGCCGGCGACGGCACATGTGGTCAATGTCGCTTACCGGTACACGCGCGCCAACACGACGCTGGACTTTCAGCCCGTGAACCAGTTCATCGTGTCGGGGCAATGGCCGCTCGCAAAGAACCTGGCGAGCGTCGCGCGCGTCAATTACGACATGAGCACGCACCGTCTGATCGCGGGCCTTCTGGGGCTGCAATACGACGCGCAATGCTGGTCGCTCGCGCTCGCGCTGGAAAAGTACACGAACGCGACGAGCAGCACGTCGTCGCCGAGCACGGGCACGCGCGTGTTGATGCAGCTTCAGTTGAAGGGCTTGTCGCGGATCGATCGCGGTCTGCTCGATCAGTTCAAGGCGGACGTGCCCGGCTATTCGTCCGCACCTGCCGACGATGCGCCTGTCTCACGCTTTAGCGAATATCAATGA
- a CDS encoding helix-turn-helix transcriptional regulator, with amino-acid sequence MEAPKSDFPVQDLLRRLMADVRSSSEIARLSGVSQPTVSRLRLSKGRRVRKSASFNKLCSFYGVEARHVGGRATGYNELLRNAIVDAWDGSEEHGRALLVVIKGLKGLSAKVE; translated from the coding sequence ATGGAAGCCCCAAAGAGCGATTTTCCCGTACAGGACCTGCTGCGCCGGTTGATGGCGGACGTGCGCTCGTCTAGCGAAATAGCACGGCTTTCCGGGGTGAGCCAGCCGACCGTGTCGCGGCTTCGGCTGTCGAAAGGACGCCGCGTGCGCAAGAGCGCGTCATTCAATAAGCTATGCAGTTTCTATGGCGTGGAGGCGCGCCATGTCGGCGGGCGGGCGACGGGCTACAACGAGTTGCTGCGCAACGCGATCGTCGACGCGTGGGACGGCTCGGAAGAGCACGGCCGCGCGTTGCTCGTCGTGATCAAGGGCTTGAAGGGGTTGAGCGCGAAAGTGGAGTGA
- the bamA gene encoding outer membrane protein assembly factor BamA: MKQRASTICLASAITVCATSLTPSTALAGDSVVVTDIRLDGLKRIEAGTLLANLPIKRGDTFTDDKASQAVRAIYDTGLFSDVNVSLEGDIVVVHVVERPAIAEIDFSGIHEFEKDNLTKALRAVGLSRGRPFDKALIDKAEQELKRQYLTRGYYAAQVETTTTPVDSGRVSVLFSVIEGPNAKIRQINFIGNHVFSESTLRDEMELSTPNWFSWYTKNDLYSKEKLGADLDRLRSYYLNRGYLEFRIDSTQVSLTPDKKEMYLTLNLHEGEPYTITGIRLAGNLLDREAELKPLIGIKPGETFSEDKLKATTKAIVDRLGEYGYAFAAVNTVPQIDQDKHTVDLTLQIDPGRRVYVRQVNVEGNTRTRDEVIRREMRQLESAWFDSNRLSLSKERVNRLGYFTDVDVTTVPVAGSNDQVDVDVKVTEKPTGAITLGAGFSSSDKVVLSAGVTQDNVFGSGTSLGVNVNTAKTYRTLSVTQTDPYFTVDGIKRISDVYYRTSYPLYYSNDESFRIVSLGADLKFGIPFSEVDTVYFGLGIEQDRFNTDSSTPQAYLDYVSEFGRVVNNVPLTAAWSRDARDSALVPSRGYMLQVNGEVGTPAGETEYYKTDVQSQYYYSFARGFILGMNLQAGYGNGFAGKAYPIFKNYYAGGIGSVRGYESSSLGPRDSSTGDSIGGSKMVVANVEMTFPLPGSGWDRTLRVFTFVDAGNVWGNEGNSTGANGLRYSYGAGLEWISPIGPLKLSVGFPIVRHADDKYQVFQFQIGTSF, translated from the coding sequence ATGAAACAAAGAGCATCAACTATCTGTCTCGCCAGTGCGATCACGGTGTGCGCCACGTCACTGACGCCATCGACCGCGCTGGCCGGCGACTCCGTGGTCGTCACGGACATCCGGCTCGACGGCTTGAAGCGCATTGAAGCGGGAACGCTGCTCGCCAACCTGCCCATCAAACGCGGCGATACTTTCACGGACGACAAGGCATCGCAGGCCGTGCGCGCGATCTACGACACGGGCCTCTTCAGCGACGTCAACGTGTCGCTCGAAGGCGATATCGTGGTGGTGCACGTCGTCGAGCGCCCTGCCATTGCGGAGATCGATTTCTCCGGCATTCACGAGTTCGAGAAGGACAATCTGACAAAGGCGCTGCGTGCCGTTGGCCTGTCGCGCGGCCGCCCTTTCGACAAGGCGCTCATCGACAAGGCCGAACAGGAATTGAAGCGCCAGTACCTCACACGCGGCTACTACGCGGCGCAAGTCGAAACCACGACGACGCCCGTCGACAGCGGACGCGTATCGGTTCTGTTCTCCGTCATCGAAGGTCCGAATGCGAAGATCAGGCAGATCAATTTCATCGGCAATCACGTGTTTTCGGAAAGCACGCTGCGCGACGAAATGGAACTGTCGACGCCGAACTGGTTTTCCTGGTACACGAAGAACGATCTCTATTCCAAAGAGAAGCTCGGCGCCGATCTGGATCGCCTGCGCTCGTACTACCTGAACCGTGGCTACCTGGAGTTCAGGATCGACTCGACTCAGGTATCGCTGACGCCCGACAAGAAGGAGATGTATCTGACGCTCAATCTGCACGAAGGCGAGCCCTATACGATCACCGGAATCCGGCTCGCAGGCAATCTGCTCGATCGCGAAGCGGAACTGAAGCCGCTCATCGGCATCAAGCCCGGTGAAACGTTCTCCGAAGACAAGCTCAAGGCAACGACGAAAGCGATCGTGGACCGGCTCGGCGAATACGGCTACGCGTTCGCTGCCGTCAATACAGTGCCGCAGATCGATCAGGACAAGCACACTGTCGATCTCACGCTGCAAATCGATCCGGGACGACGCGTGTACGTGCGTCAAGTGAACGTGGAAGGCAACACGCGTACGCGCGATGAAGTGATTCGGCGGGAAATGCGCCAGCTCGAAAGCGCGTGGTTCGATTCGAACCGGCTTTCACTTTCGAAGGAACGGGTGAACCGGCTTGGCTATTTCACCGACGTCGACGTGACGACGGTGCCCGTTGCGGGTTCGAACGATCAGGTCGATGTCGACGTCAAGGTCACGGAAAAGCCAACGGGTGCGATTACGCTCGGCGCGGGCTTTTCTTCGTCGGACAAAGTGGTGCTGTCGGCGGGCGTTACGCAGGACAACGTGTTCGGCTCGGGCACGAGCCTCGGCGTCAATGTGAATACGGCGAAGACGTATCGCACGCTGTCGGTCACGCAAACGGACCCCTATTTCACCGTCGATGGCATCAAGCGTATTTCGGATGTCTACTATCGCACCAGCTATCCGCTGTATTACAGCAACGACGAGAGCTTTCGTATCGTCTCGCTCGGCGCGGACCTGAAGTTCGGCATTCCGTTTTCGGAAGTCGATACGGTGTACTTTGGTCTCGGTATCGAGCAGGATCGCTTCAACACCGACTCATCGACGCCGCAAGCCTATCTCGACTATGTCAGCGAGTTCGGCCGCGTCGTCAACAACGTCCCGCTGACGGCCGCCTGGTCACGCGATGCGCGCGACAGTGCGCTCGTGCCGAGCCGTGGCTATATGCTGCAGGTCAACGGCGAGGTCGGCACGCCCGCGGGCGAAACCGAGTACTACAAGACCGACGTTCAGAGCCAGTATTACTATTCGTTCGCGCGCGGCTTCATTCTGGGCATGAACCTGCAAGCGGGCTATGGCAATGGCTTCGCGGGCAAGGCGTATCCGATCTTCAAGAACTACTACGCGGGCGGTATCGGCTCGGTGCGTGGATATGAATCGAGTTCGCTGGGTCCGCGCGATTCGTCGACGGGCGATTCGATCGGCGGCTCGAAGATGGTGGTCGCGAACGTCGAAATGACATTCCCGCTGCCGGGTAGTGGCTGGGATCGCACGTTGCGTGTCTTTACTTTCGTCGACGCGGGCAACGTGTGGGGCAACGAAGGCAACAGCACGGGCGCGAATGGGTTGAGGTACAGCTATGGCGCGGGCCTCGAATGGATTTCGCCGATTGGTCCGCTGAAGCTCTCGGTTGGGTTTCCGATCGTCAGGCACGCGGACGACAAGTACCAGGTGTTCCAGTTTCAGATCGGTACGTCGTTCTAA
- a CDS encoding H-NS family nucleoid-associated regulatory protein — protein sequence MSTSIAKLDGQARERLIAWIQNRMNEFGITFDALERSFAEDEKNARAIRYQDASGHVWDGRGDLPEWLRRAVASGQNIDFFRCEG from the coding sequence ATGTCTACTTCAATCGCAAAACTCGACGGCCAGGCGCGGGAGCGCCTGATCGCGTGGATCCAGAATCGAATGAACGAATTCGGCATCACGTTCGACGCGCTGGAACGCTCGTTCGCCGAAGACGAAAAAAACGCACGCGCCATCCGCTATCAGGATGCGTCAGGCCATGTCTGGGACGGCCGGGGCGATTTGCCCGAGTGGCTGCGCCGCGCAGTCGCATCGGGCCAGAACATCGATTTCTTCCGCTGCGAAGGCTAG
- a CDS encoding response regulator transcription factor — protein MTIHLLVVEPDQTSRDMLRAHVQQHKIEMSVLYNTDSLERRLEVEVPSLIVMRHGLPEVDGLAALRRIRSLGFDLPVIIVSRSDDVVDKVLAFELGANDYVVDPHDPREMIARVRNALRSGPPSHVPMHIERAPIAFDDFEVDVADRVLARGGVEVPLRSTEFALLLVLASNPMKVLSRVRILNMLRRHCSVTERGLDVVVFRLRAALKLSPTGRQYIKTLRGEGYMFAPDDALPRHGAAEDRDDAQAPMLDVAAPIVAEERMRFDSAARRIQ, from the coding sequence ATGACCATCCATCTGCTCGTCGTCGAGCCTGATCAGACCAGCCGCGATATGCTTCGGGCACATGTGCAGCAGCACAAGATCGAGATGTCCGTCCTGTACAACACCGACTCGCTGGAGCGGCGCCTGGAGGTCGAAGTGCCGTCGCTGATCGTGATGCGTCACGGCTTGCCTGAAGTCGACGGTCTGGCTGCATTGCGGCGTATCCGTTCGCTCGGCTTCGACCTGCCTGTGATTATCGTCAGCCGCTCCGACGACGTCGTCGACAAGGTGCTCGCGTTCGAGCTCGGTGCGAACGACTATGTCGTCGATCCGCACGATCCGCGCGAAATGATCGCACGGGTGCGCAACGCATTGCGTTCGGGGCCGCCGTCGCATGTGCCGATGCATATCGAGCGCGCGCCCATCGCATTCGACGATTTCGAAGTCGACGTTGCCGACCGCGTGCTCGCTCGCGGCGGCGTGGAAGTGCCGTTGCGCAGCACGGAATTCGCGCTGCTCTTGGTGCTCGCGTCGAATCCGATGAAGGTGCTGTCGCGCGTGCGTATTCTCAACATGCTGCGCCGGCATTGCAGCGTGACGGAACGCGGGCTCGACGTCGTCGTGTTCAGACTGCGCGCCGCGTTGAAGCTGTCGCCGACGGGCCGGCAATACATCAAGACCTTGCGCGGCGAGGGCTATATGTTCGCGCCCGACGACGCGCTGCCGCGCCATGGCGCGGCGGAGGATCGGGACGATGCGCAGGCGCCGATGCTCGACGTTGCAGCGCCCATCGTGGCCGAAGAGCGCATGCGTTTCGACAGTGCGGCGCGAAGAATCCAGTAG